One window of the Halobacillus litoralis genome contains the following:
- a CDS encoding nucleoside hydrolase, producing the protein MVKKILLFCDPGIDDSLAIMYALMDPEIELVGIVTSYGNVTKQQATANAAYLVELAGRKDIPIIPGASSPVQQEEVAFYPEIHGKEGIGPIRPPGNMEYQTYTFDTIRFIIERYRNELIIVDTGRSTTLATVFILFPDHIELVQSFYVMGGAFFVPGNVTALAEANFYGDPTSSNYVLKFAHNLTITPLNVTQFAIITSNLADEISRNKKNIYSFMMAPIFEYYYKFYQKTLPGIVGAPMHDLLTLIVVKNPKVVDYIYYDANVVEGFEARGQSYIDLRPTSKKGKTRIAINLNYEKFLSEFTKVMLPQ; encoded by the coding sequence ATGGTGAAGAAAATTCTCTTGTTCTGCGATCCTGGAATTGATGATTCTTTAGCAATTATGTACGCATTGATGGATCCCGAGATAGAACTTGTAGGTATCGTCACAAGTTATGGGAACGTTACTAAACAACAAGCAACAGCAAACGCTGCATATTTAGTAGAATTGGCAGGAAGAAAAGATATTCCGATTATCCCTGGAGCTTCGAGTCCTGTTCAACAGGAGGAAGTGGCTTTTTATCCAGAAATCCATGGTAAGGAAGGGATTGGTCCTATAAGGCCTCCGGGAAATATGGAGTATCAGACTTACACTTTTGATACGATTCGTTTCATTATTGAGAGGTATAGGAATGAGTTAATTATCGTAGACACGGGACGGTCAACTACCTTGGCAACTGTATTTATCTTATTCCCGGATCATATAGAATTGGTGCAATCTTTTTACGTCATGGGTGGAGCATTCTTCGTCCCAGGAAATGTAACGGCTCTGGCAGAAGCAAATTTTTATGGAGATCCAACTTCATCTAATTATGTTCTTAAGTTTGCGCATAACCTAACGATAACTCCATTAAATGTCACTCAATTCGCTATAATCACTTCTAATCTTGCAGATGAAATATCTAGAAACAAGAAAAACATCTATTCTTTCATGATGGCGCCTATTTTTGAGTATTACTATAAGTTTTATCAAAAGACTTTGCCGGGGATTGTCGGTGCCCCTATGCATGATTTACTGACCCTCATCGTTGTTAAGAATCCTAAAGTAGTGGACTACATTTATTATGATGCGAACGTAGTTGAGGGATTTGAAGCCAGGGGACAATCTTATATCGATCTTCGACCAACAAGTAAAAAAGGAAAAACAAGGATCGCCATTAATCTTAATTATGAAAAATTCTTAAGTGAATTTACTAAAGTTATGTTACCTCAATAA
- a CDS encoding DUF4153 domain-containing protein, whose product MDMNNSVLNNIADPHELERMYRKDPKTFKTSFSYAWEQHPDSQVLGVWYERLHFEETAKTNKPSLFQQSFLFMGLLAILAGISTRIIFHFVEQEAIAPVNLAFGIIPFIVAYFVYSNTPKRSIIYSLTALLIISVVYLNLLPLNYSDSIILAYLHLPIFLWILVGLAFTGDGYSKGSRRISYIKFNLEYGILYASMAVSGMLLAALTMRLFSFVGLNIEDFYFSNIVLFGAAALAIVAAYLVVSMNLKLAKNITPYLAKIFSPLVLITLLVYLVTVIWVGNNPFLDRNFLIAFNGILLGVLVVTIFSITERDSDKKKNISDYINVALIVLALIIDSVALSAIVFRLSSFGITPNRFAVLGINILIWVNLIWIMFSYMRFLQNKSELSAIQDAVTKYLPVYGLWAAFVIFTFPIIFN is encoded by the coding sequence ATGGATATGAACAATTCGGTTCTTAATAATATTGCTGATCCACATGAGTTGGAGAGAATGTATCGGAAAGACCCCAAAACATTTAAAACATCATTCTCATACGCATGGGAACAACATCCTGATTCTCAGGTTCTTGGTGTCTGGTACGAAAGGTTGCATTTTGAGGAGACAGCGAAGACAAATAAACCTTCCTTGTTTCAACAGAGTTTCTTATTCATGGGTCTTTTAGCTATTCTTGCCGGGATAAGCACCAGAATCATTTTCCATTTTGTCGAACAGGAAGCAATTGCTCCGGTTAACCTGGCTTTTGGTATAATTCCCTTTATCGTAGCCTACTTTGTTTATAGTAATACACCGAAAAGAAGTATTATTTATTCCCTTACAGCTTTGCTCATCATTTCTGTGGTTTATCTTAATCTGCTCCCACTAAACTATTCAGACAGTATAATCCTTGCATATTTACACCTTCCCATTTTCTTATGGATATTGGTAGGGCTTGCCTTTACAGGAGACGGCTATTCAAAAGGCAGTAGAAGAATATCCTATATTAAATTTAATTTGGAATATGGTATTCTCTACGCTAGTATGGCAGTCAGCGGAATGTTGCTAGCAGCATTAACCATGCGGTTATTCAGCTTTGTCGGACTGAATATAGAAGATTTCTATTTTAGTAATATTGTTTTATTTGGTGCTGCCGCTCTCGCAATTGTGGCTGCGTATCTAGTGGTATCAATGAATCTTAAACTGGCTAAGAATATCACACCATATTTAGCGAAAATTTTCAGCCCTCTTGTCCTTATTACATTGCTAGTCTATCTTGTAACGGTAATATGGGTGGGGAATAACCCGTTCCTGGACCGCAATTTCCTGATAGCTTTCAACGGAATTCTCCTTGGTGTATTGGTTGTCACCATATTTTCCATAACTGAAAGAGATTCAGACAAGAAAAAGAACATTTCAGACTATATCAATGTTGCCTTGATCGTCCTTGCGCTCATCATCGACAGTGTGGCTTTGTCAGCCATCGTGTTCAGACTTTCTTCTTTTGGAATTACTCCAAATAGATTTGCAGTTTTAGGAATAAACATACTTATATGGGTGAATCTAATTTGGATAATGTTCTCCTATATGCGTTTTTTACAAAACAAATCCGAACTATCAGCCATCCAAGATGCCGTTACCAAGTATTTACCGGTCTACGGACTTTGGGCAGCTTTTGTTATATTTACTTTTCCAATAATATTCAATTAG